Proteins encoded within one genomic window of Borrelia parkeri:
- a CDS encoding HEAT repeat domain-containing protein, whose product MRYLELVFFFCIVLDIFAIKGTILSIKPLVSQEHKIGKDITENDLKRDDTQNPVLENVNLDVKRVNDAISYGLDTQVIEIINSLKKSGDGEYNVLLEKRLQKTFNIDLKLAILDLFLSLKYAGSVDTANYILDNYESNRYPNNLINLAILYLKEFGSKDSLKKTLIDILENKEGNIVATAAYYLGELSSPEYSKDMMNVYDKYSSNDGVKSAILIALGKSDAVDYADRFYEISVDSYENPAIKASAIKALSYLLPEKITESANLYLQNNNNNYNIKIAIVEALSRDVSLKSKEILHDFLRDADANIRISAVEAIKSHGDIASKEVLIYKIKNDPSLKVREASGKALVDMGSGYEEIQNIMLDFSFENNFKLTMFSYLLDKDVNSARLIALNLLEKENINKPSKLLTSIAMCLAVRKGNFDNFYSKIIESKNIDLMNLAIKGAVYNKSALLSGKLKEIKRTTRSEYLRKLLTNY is encoded by the coding sequence ATATTGTCAATTAAACCTTTAGTGTCTCAGGAGCATAAGATCGGTAAGGATATTACAGAAAATGATTTAAAGAGAGATGATACTCAAAATCCTGTTCTTGAAAATGTTAACTTAGATGTGAAGCGGGTAAATGATGCTATTTCTTATGGACTTGATACCCAAGTTATTGAAATTATTAATAGTCTTAAAAAATCAGGTGATGGTGAATATAATGTTTTGCTTGAGAAGAGATTGCAGAAAACTTTTAATATTGATCTTAAATTAGCAATTCTTGATTTGTTTTTATCACTTAAATATGCAGGCAGTGTTGATACTGCTAATTATATTCTTGATAATTATGAGAGTAATAGATATCCTAACAATTTGATCAATTTGGCAATTTTGTATCTTAAAGAATTTGGCAGTAAAGATTCTTTAAAAAAAACTCTTATTGATATCCTTGAGAATAAGGAAGGGAATATTGTGGCTACTGCTGCTTATTATCTTGGTGAGCTTTCTTCTCCTGAATACTCAAAAGATATGATGAATGTTTATGATAAATATTCTAGTAATGATGGAGTTAAATCGGCAATACTCATTGCTCTTGGAAAATCTGATGCTGTTGATTATGCAGATAGATTTTATGAAATTTCTGTTGATAGTTATGAAAATCCAGCAATTAAGGCCTCAGCTATTAAGGCTTTATCATATCTTTTGCCTGAGAAAATAACAGAGAGTGCCAATTTGTATCTTCAAAATAATAATAACAATTATAATATTAAAATTGCCATTGTGGAGGCACTCTCAAGGGATGTGTCTTTGAAATCAAAAGAGATTTTACATGATTTTTTAAGAGATGCTGATGCTAACATTAGGATTAGTGCCGTTGAGGCTATTAAGAGTCATGGCGATATTGCTTCAAAAGAGGTATTAATTTATAAGATTAAAAACGATCCTTCTTTAAAAGTCAGAGAAGCATCAGGTAAAGCTTTAGTAGATATGGGGTCTGGTTATGAAGAGATACAAAATATAATGCTTGATTTTAGTTTTGAGAATAACTTTAAACTTACTATGTTTAGTTATCTTTTAGATAAAGATGTAAATTCTGCACGTTTAATAGCTTTAAATCTTTTAGAAAAGGAAAATATTAATAAACCTTCAAAATTGCTTACAAGTATTGCTATGTGTCTTGCAGTTAGAAAGGGTAATTTTGATAATTTTTATTCTAAGATCATTGAGAGTAAAAATATTGATTTAATGAATCTTGCAATTAAGGGCGCTGTTTATAATAAATCCGCATTACTCTCAGGAAAGCTTAAAGAGATCAAGAGGACAACTCGGTCAGAGTATTTAAGGAAACTTTTAACGAATTATTGA
- the coaBC gene encoding bifunctional phosphopantothenoylcysteine decarboxylase/phosphopantothenate--cysteine ligase CoaBC: protein MKKHKNILIGVCGGIAAYKSTYIISSLVKMGYNIKVIMTKNATKFITPLTLETVSKNRVVQNLWNTSHEEVEHINLARWANLILIIPATYNIISKIASGIADDILTTVISASTVPTYFAIAMNNIMYQNPILEENIKKLKKYNYKFIEPDEGFLACSLNAIGRLKNENDILKIILNALDPKLPLKNKKILITASRTEEELDPIRYFSNKSTGQMGFSLGIEARNLGAHVTIITGPSNENTPFGINVIRIKTASEMYKEAINIYQEFDVIIGAAAVADFRPDKIYKTKIKKDTIEDLHIKFIKNPDIIKHIGKNKTKNQIVIGFCAQKDEILIEKAKEKLKTKNLDYIIANDLKYFGSSLNKTYIIDKNSVKELPEISKKETATEILKILYQ, encoded by the coding sequence ATGAAGAAACATAAAAATATATTAATCGGGGTATGCGGGGGAATCGCAGCCTATAAGTCAACCTATATTATCTCAAGTCTAGTAAAGATGGGATATAATATCAAAGTTATAATGACAAAAAACGCGACTAAATTTATTACTCCCTTAACACTAGAGACGGTCTCTAAAAACAGAGTGGTTCAAAACCTGTGGAATACAAGCCACGAAGAAGTAGAACATATAAATTTGGCAAGATGGGCAAATTTAATATTAATTATTCCAGCAACATACAACATCATTTCTAAAATTGCATCAGGAATTGCTGATGATATTTTAACTACAGTCATATCTGCAAGTACTGTTCCAACTTATTTTGCAATAGCAATGAACAACATAATGTATCAAAACCCCATTCTAGAAGAAAACATTAAAAAACTAAAAAAATATAATTATAAATTTATTGAACCTGATGAAGGATTCCTGGCATGTTCTTTAAATGCTATTGGACGACTTAAAAATGAAAATGATATTTTAAAAATAATATTAAACGCATTAGATCCAAAATTACCATTAAAAAACAAAAAAATACTAATAACCGCATCTAGAACTGAAGAAGAATTAGATCCAATTCGTTACTTCTCAAACAAATCAACAGGACAAATGGGCTTCAGTTTAGGCATTGAGGCACGAAATCTTGGAGCACATGTAACAATAATTACAGGTCCCAGCAATGAAAACACACCTTTTGGAATAAACGTTATTAGAATAAAAACAGCATCAGAAATGTACAAAGAAGCAATAAACATATACCAAGAATTCGACGTTATAATTGGCGCTGCTGCTGTTGCAGACTTTAGACCTGATAAAATTTATAAGACTAAAATCAAAAAAGATACTATTGAAGACCTTCATATTAAATTCATAAAAAATCCGGACATAATAAAACATATAGGTAAAAACAAAACTAAAAACCAAATTGTTATTGGATTTTGTGCTCAAAAAGATGAAATCTTAATAGAAAAAGCCAAAGAAAAACTAAAAACAAAAAATTTAGACTATATTATTGCAAACGACTTAAAATATTTTGGATCAAGCCTAAACAAAACTTATATAATAGACAAAAATAGTGTTAAAGAACTTCCTGAAATATCAAAAAAAGAAACAGCTACAGAAATTTTAAAAATTTTATATCAATAA
- a CDS encoding DUF997 family protein, which translates to MINKVFFASIIYLFLFIWWLLSAYLSYFPIYVFNIPLWFFLSCILFPIFSLLLVCFFVIFFKND; encoded by the coding sequence TTGATAAATAAAGTATTTTTTGCAAGTATTATATATTTATTTCTGTTTATTTGGTGGCTTTTATCAGCTTATTTATCTTACTTTCCTATTTATGTATTTAATATTCCTCTTTGGTTTTTTCTATCATGTATCTTGTTTCCTATTTTCAGTTTGTTATTAGTGTGTTTTTTTGTGATTTTTTTTAAGAATGACTAA
- the panF gene encoding sodium/pantothenate symporter: MTKAFFLFFIFLISYCAFGIFSGKKRGGASFLHNYFLANKGLNFFIMSLVVASTYVSASSFISGPSAVYRYGLSFIFLAVIQIPTSLISFVIIGEKLNLEAKKVNAINIVDYIGYRYLSRSLVFVSSLIIIFFSLFLISAQLMGGAKLLEVFFQINYTDALIFFSLFVFLYVCLGGFKMIAYMDLIQGILMIIASVLLFSRLVDLGGGISNLFKMARLNLKDNLFLPSNLDLKIEYIISFWILIGIGVLGLPQFVNNFIAFKDVKAIRFSLPIVTFVIGFLVVIMHLIGFFSLIIFPEFELNDKVILNVALKVLNPKIFILFFVGLLSAIMSTIDSGLLLLSSIWVKSILSLSKNISAKIGINKIIIISNVCFMLIIVFLSLKPPDFLLFLNIFAIGALEVSFFSIIVFGLYFNFVSKISAFISQVLGLLSYLIIIFYGEVGSYYFHPIVPSFFISVCSFLIVNFVCQKCSKI, translated from the coding sequence ATGACTAAAGCGTTTTTTTTATTTTTTATCTTTTTGATTTCCTATTGTGCTTTTGGCATCTTTTCTGGAAAAAAAAGGGGAGGAGCGTCATTTTTACATAATTATTTTCTTGCAAATAAGGGTCTAAATTTTTTTATAATGTCATTAGTTGTTGCTTCTACCTATGTTAGTGCTAGTAGTTTTATTTCAGGGCCTTCAGCTGTTTATAGGTATGGATTGTCTTTTATATTTTTAGCAGTTATTCAAATTCCTACAAGTTTAATTTCATTTGTCATTATTGGTGAGAAATTGAATTTGGAAGCTAAAAAAGTTAATGCAATAAATATTGTTGATTATATTGGATATAGATATCTTAGTCGATCTTTAGTTTTTGTTAGTAGTTTGATAATAATTTTTTTCTCTTTGTTTTTAATCTCAGCTCAGCTTATGGGAGGTGCTAAACTTTTAGAGGTTTTTTTTCAAATTAATTATACTGATGCTCTTATTTTTTTCTCTCTATTTGTTTTTTTATATGTTTGCTTGGGAGGGTTTAAGATGATAGCATATATGGATTTAATACAAGGTATTTTGATGATCATAGCGTCTGTACTATTATTTTCAAGGTTAGTTGATTTGGGAGGTGGAATTAGTAATCTTTTTAAGATGGCTCGTTTGAATCTTAAAGATAATCTATTTTTACCATCAAATTTGGATTTGAAAATTGAATATATAATTTCTTTTTGGATACTAATAGGAATTGGGGTATTGGGACTACCACAATTTGTTAATAATTTTATAGCATTTAAAGATGTGAAAGCTATTAGGTTTTCTCTTCCTATTGTTACTTTTGTAATAGGATTTTTAGTTGTTATTATGCATTTAATAGGTTTTTTTTCTCTTATTATTTTTCCTGAATTTGAACTCAATGATAAAGTTATCTTAAATGTAGCATTAAAGGTTTTAAATCCTAAAATATTTATATTATTTTTTGTAGGACTCTTATCAGCAATAATGTCTACAATAGATTCAGGTCTTCTTTTGCTGTCTTCTATTTGGGTAAAGTCAATATTGTCATTAAGTAAAAATATTAGTGCTAAAATTGGAATTAATAAAATTATTATTATTTCTAATGTTTGTTTTATGTTAATAATAGTTTTTTTATCTTTAAAACCACCTGACTTTTTGCTTTTTTTAAATATTTTCGCAATTGGAGCTTTGGAAGTTTCATTCTTTTCTATTATTGTTTTTGGACTTTATTTTAATTTTGTAAGTAAAATATCGGCTTTTATTTCTCAGGTTTTGGGACTTTTGAGTTATTTGATCATAATTTTTTATGGTGAAGTAGGTAGTTATTATTTTCATCCTATTGTTCCTTCGTTTTTTATCTCTGTATGTTCATTTTTGATAGTTAATTTTGTTTGTCAAAAATGTAGTAAAATTTAG
- a CDS encoding RluA family pseudouridine synthase: protein MLSLNIRNVEKYSVINVLKNDDGKRLDAVLIKFLKVPKSKIIRHIRNGDILLNNLKVSFSHRIFKDDKIYLYKPLLQGLSLNRITVKDESAILRDIKKRIVYEDVDLLVINKRKGTLVHGDKYSLDTLINAYLLDENHCSLSFKPSAVHRLDRNTSGLIIFAKNINSARILSQAFSSGVVIKKYLALLDGVITKPLTYKNFLYRDKISRKTFVINDIDKCNAVTDIKPILVSKSSTLAEVSIKTGFTHQIRAQCAFNRHALINDKKYDSQFVKTNYFLHSFLIKFNQSLFLRNEFFVEPSSDFLKQISNIFGVYDFKGFI from the coding sequence ATGTTGTCTTTAAATATTAGGAATGTTGAAAAATATAGTGTTATTAATGTTCTAAAGAATGACGATGGTAAAAGACTTGATGCAGTGTTGATAAAGTTTTTAAAAGTCCCTAAATCTAAAATAATCAGGCATATTAGAAATGGAGATATTCTTTTAAATAATTTAAAGGTTTCTTTTTCGCATAGAATTTTTAAGGATGATAAAATTTATTTGTATAAACCTTTACTACAGGGTTTGAGTTTAAACAGGATAACAGTCAAAGATGAGTCTGCTATATTAAGAGATATAAAGAAAAGAATAGTATATGAGGATGTGGATTTGCTTGTAATTAATAAGAGGAAGGGAACTTTGGTTCATGGGGATAAATATTCACTTGATACTTTAATTAATGCTTATCTTTTAGATGAAAATCATTGCTCTCTTAGTTTTAAACCCTCAGCTGTGCATAGATTAGATAGAAATACTTCAGGACTTATTATTTTTGCAAAAAATATAAATTCTGCAAGAATTTTAAGTCAGGCATTTAGTAGTGGTGTTGTTATTAAAAAGTATTTGGCTTTACTTGATGGTGTGATTACAAAACCTTTGACTTATAAAAATTTTTTATATCGAGATAAGATTTCAAGAAAAACTTTTGTTATCAATGATATAGATAAATGTAATGCTGTAACTGATATTAAACCAATTTTAGTGTCTAAGTCTTCAACACTTGCGGAGGTGTCAATTAAGACGGGATTTACACATCAAATAAGAGCACAATGTGCTTTTAATAGACATGCCTTGATTAATGATAAAAAATATGATTCTCAATTTGTAAAAACCAATTACTTTTTACATTCTTTTTTGATAAAATTTAACCAGTCATTATTTTTAAGAAATGAATTTTTTGTTGAACCTAGTTCAGATTTTTTAAAACAGATAAGTAATATTTTTGGTGTATATGATTTTAAGGGATTTATTTAA
- the murC gene encoding UDP-N-acetylmuramate--L-alanine ligase codes for MNVDLDNLSNIFFVGIKGSGLCSLACFFNAKGYFVEGVDVPLKFHTEDILISNNITYYENIYEFSLKVHNKSYDVLIYSPAYDKDNLSVLLEARELGIPILSYPEFIGKLSKKYYSIGVAGSHGKTTTAAFLGLLFNSLGLQPNVILGASVKDFGDESSLVGQSNIFIAETCEYRNHFLHFSPDMIVLTNIDYEHVDFFENYEAVENVFLQYINNLKKNGILIINADEVNLLKIKNRILRKDIKVFSVGFNSLADFKVERFEVIDEFLKFDFLGGVDIRLRSPLMHNVLNFALSLLALKLFFEEHKKLVWSFDDRIKIVAQEYMGIKRRMEFIMEKDEVIYFDDYAHHPKEIESTLLGLKTFYKGRRIILDFMPHTFTRTKVLFSEFVKVLSNVDVLILHNIYLSVREDFDPNKLSEKLFLALKDLNQNVYFFKEVVDSVDFIKGLLKRNDLFVTMGAGNNFILHDFL; via the coding sequence ATGAATGTTGACTTGGATAATTTAAGTAATATTTTTTTTGTAGGCATTAAGGGCTCTGGACTTTGTTCACTTGCCTGTTTTTTTAATGCTAAGGGATATTTTGTAGAAGGTGTCGATGTTCCTTTAAAATTTCATACAGAAGATATATTAATTAGTAATAATATAACTTACTATGAAAATATTTATGAGTTTTCACTCAAGGTTCATAATAAATCATATGATGTTTTAATATATTCACCGGCTTATGATAAGGATAATTTATCTGTTTTGTTAGAAGCGCGTGAACTTGGCATTCCTATTCTATCTTATCCTGAGTTTATTGGAAAACTTTCTAAAAAGTATTATAGTATTGGAGTTGCAGGTTCTCATGGCAAAACTACTACAGCAGCGTTCTTGGGTCTATTGTTTAATAGTCTGGGATTACAGCCTAATGTAATATTAGGTGCTAGTGTTAAAGATTTTGGAGATGAATCTAGTCTTGTTGGTCAAAGCAATATATTTATTGCAGAGACCTGTGAGTACAGGAATCATTTTTTACACTTTTCACCGGATATGATTGTTTTAACTAATATCGATTATGAGCATGTTGATTTTTTTGAAAATTATGAAGCAGTTGAGAATGTTTTCTTGCAGTATATTAATAATTTAAAGAAAAATGGAATTTTAATAATAAATGCTGATGAAGTTAATTTGCTTAAAATTAAAAATAGAATTTTAAGAAAAGATATTAAAGTGTTTAGTGTTGGATTTAATTCTTTAGCTGATTTTAAGGTTGAACGTTTTGAGGTGATAGACGAGTTTTTAAAGTTTGATTTCTTGGGGGGTGTTGATATTAGACTAAGGTCTCCTTTGATGCATAATGTTTTAAATTTTGCATTATCACTTTTGGCGTTAAAGTTATTTTTCGAGGAACATAAAAAATTGGTTTGGAGTTTTGATGATCGGATAAAGATAGTGGCTCAAGAGTACATGGGCATAAAAAGAAGGATGGAATTTATCATGGAAAAAGATGAAGTTATATATTTTGACGATTATGCTCATCATCCAAAGGAAATTGAAAGTACTCTTTTGGGATTGAAGACCTTTTATAAGGGTAGGCGTATTATTTTAGATTTTATGCCACATACCTTTACAAGGACAAAAGTTCTTTTTAGTGAGTTCGTTAAAGTTTTAAGTAATGTTGATGTGTTGATTTTGCATAATATATATCTTTCAGTTAGAGAAGATTTTGATCCTAATAAACTTTCTGAAAAACTGTTTCTGGCTCTTAAAGATTTAAATCAGAATGTTTATTTTTTTAAGGAAGTAGTCGATTCTGTTGATTTTATAAAGGGTTTGTTAAAGAGAAATGATTTATTTGTTACAATGGGAGCTGGTAATAATTTTATTTTACATGATTTTTTGTAA
- a CDS encoding YicC/YloC family endoribonuclease, producing MKSMTGFFHLEKVVSNYMFSVNLKSYNGRFLEFKFKLPEVLYAYELEIRNLISNYVKRGNVFLNVGYKEMVPNINFSLNPHYIEAIAHLRDSLLHSNLNIKDELSLSDFLSLRGALIVDEGDVNQEMIYHVFKEVLEETLLNYDKSRTFEGENTKQDIISILMLIRNDLELLKGSQSSINNKLFLSLKENLLKLMDDFSDINIAEEAAKMSIRLDINEEIVRLYSHIDNFYQNLENEVCGKILEFIVQEMHREITTMSNKAIDLDIRNLVLNMKLNLEKIKEHLRNIE from the coding sequence ATGAAAAGTATGACTGGATTTTTTCACTTAGAAAAAGTTGTTTCAAATTATATGTTTAGTGTTAACTTAAAGTCTTATAATGGTCGATTTTTAGAATTTAAATTTAAATTACCTGAAGTTTTATATGCTTATGAGCTTGAGATAAGGAATTTAATTTCAAATTATGTTAAAAGGGGAAATGTTTTCTTAAATGTAGGGTATAAGGAAATGGTTCCCAATATTAATTTTAGTTTAAATCCTCATTATATTGAAGCTATTGCTCATCTTAGAGATAGCTTATTGCATAGTAATTTAAACATTAAGGATGAATTGAGTCTTAGTGATTTTTTATCTCTAAGAGGGGCTTTAATTGTTGATGAGGGTGATGTTAATCAAGAAATGATTTATCATGTTTTTAAGGAAGTTTTGGAAGAGACTTTATTAAATTATGATAAAAGTAGAACTTTTGAGGGTGAGAATACTAAACAAGATATAATTTCAATTCTTATGTTAATACGGAATGATTTAGAATTGTTAAAGGGATCCCAGAGTAGTATAAATAATAAACTTTTCTTAAGTCTTAAGGAAAATTTATTAAAGTTAATGGATGATTTTAGTGATATTAATATTGCAGAAGAGGCTGCTAAAATGTCAATTCGATTAGATATTAATGAGGAAATAGTAAGATTATATTCACATATAGATAATTTTTATCAAAATCTTGAAAATGAAGTATGTGGCAAGATTTTAGAGTTTATTGTTCAGGAAATGCATAGAGAGATTACAACAATGAGCAACAAAGCCATTGATCTTGATATTAGAAATTTAGTTTTAAACATGAAATTAAATTTAGAAAAAATAAAAGAACATCTAAGGAATATTGAATGA
- the cmk gene encoding (d)CMP kinase encodes MRIAVSSKSGCGNTTISGMLAKHYGLKLINYTFHDIAREKNMSFDTFYEKEIIGRNDHYWDEYLDSKLLELSKEDNTVLASRLAIWLAKNADLKIYLYAKIEIRAERIINREGGMYSDILRSTFNRDSNDSKRYLSVYDIDIDNYLDVADFIVDTTDKSANKVFELIKDEIEKRGLYIK; translated from the coding sequence ATGAGAATAGCTGTTTCTAGCAAGAGTGGTTGTGGTAATACAACAATTAGTGGAATGCTTGCAAAGCATTATGGTCTGAAGCTTATTAATTATACTTTTCATGATATTGCTAGAGAAAAGAATATGTCCTTTGATACGTTTTATGAGAAAGAAATCATTGGTAGAAATGATCATTATTGGGATGAATATCTTGATAGTAAATTATTGGAGCTTTCAAAAGAGGATAATACAGTTCTTGCATCTCGTCTTGCAATTTGGCTTGCAAAAAATGCCGATTTAAAGATATATCTTTATGCTAAGATAGAAATTCGGGCAGAGAGAATAATAAACAGAGAAGGTGGTATGTATTCCGATATTTTGAGGAGCACTTTCAATAGAGATTCTAATGATTCAAAGAGATATTTATCTGTATATGATATAGATATTGATAATTATTTAGATGTAGCTGATTTTATAGTTGATACAACTGATAAATCTGCAAATAAAGTTTTTGAATTGATAAAGGATGAAATAGAGAAGAGAGGCTTATATATTAAGTAA
- a CDS encoding DNA-directed RNA polymerase subunit omega has translation MKIPLKEIQDFDGNYYELVMAVIIRTDQIIDQISLAEHVISDERVVSQAFNDIVTGRFTYSIEEK, from the coding sequence ATGAAAATACCTTTAAAAGAGATACAAGATTTTGATGGCAATTATTATGAACTTGTTATGGCAGTGATAATTCGTACAGATCAGATTATTGATCAAATTTCTTTAGCAGAACATGTTATTTCTGATGAGAGAGTAGTGAGTCAGGCTTTTAATGATATTGTAACAGGTCGATTTACGTATTCAATTGAAGAAAAATAA
- the miaA gene encoding tRNA (adenosine(37)-N6)-dimethylallyltransferase MiaA, translated as MKKNKIVFIFGPTAVGKSDILFNFPKGIAEVINVDSIQVYKEFDIASCKPSVELRSHIKHHLVDFLEPIEEYNLGVFYKEASKIINNLRDQNKLAVFVGGSAFYFKHLQYGLPSTPPVSSEIRFYVNSLFTTKGKDYLLEELKRVDFKRYESISENDIYRIKRSLEVYYQTGIPISQFLKKGQMIEDILAIGLKRPMEEMRSRIISRVRNMIDCGLLEEIKRLLEKGYDETTPAFKGIGYREFLLWKSRPYSMLNDIINLIVKNSFLYVKRQMTFFDKIPNVLWFHPDDDLRDILDLIFI; from the coding sequence TTGAAGAAAAATAAAATAGTTTTTATTTTTGGTCCTACGGCTGTAGGTAAAAGTGATATTTTATTCAATTTTCCAAAAGGTATAGCTGAAGTAATTAATGTCGATTCTATTCAAGTTTATAAAGAGTTTGATATTGCTTCTTGTAAGCCTAGTGTTGAATTGAGGTCTCATATAAAACATCATTTAGTGGATTTTTTGGAACCGATTGAAGAATATAATCTTGGAGTTTTTTATAAAGAAGCAAGTAAGATAATAAATAATTTAAGGGATCAAAATAAGCTTGCTGTATTTGTAGGTGGGTCGGCTTTTTATTTTAAGCATCTACAATATGGATTACCCAGTACACCGCCTGTTTCTTCTGAAATAAGATTTTATGTAAATAGCCTTTTTACTACAAAGGGGAAGGATTATCTCTTAGAGGAACTTAAGAGAGTAGACTTTAAAAGATATGAGTCGATCAGTGAAAATGATATTTATAGAATTAAAAGATCGCTAGAAGTTTATTATCAAACGGGTATTCCAATTAGTCAATTTTTGAAAAAAGGTCAGATGATTGAGGATATTTTAGCTATTGGCCTGAAAAGGCCTATGGAAGAGATGAGGTCTAGAATAATATCTAGGGTAAGGAATATGATTGATTGTGGATTGCTTGAAGAGATTAAGAGGTTATTAGAGAAAGGATACGATGAGACAACACCGGCTTTTAAAGGAATAGGGTATCGTGAATTTTTGTTGTGGAAGAGTAGACCTTATTCTATGTTAAATGATATAATAAATTTAATAGTTAAAAATTCATTTTTATATGTAAAAAGGCAGATGACTTTTTTTGATAAAATTCCTAATGTTTTGTGGTTTCATCCAGATGATGATTTAAGAGACATTTTGGATTTAATTTTTATTTAA